The Halomicronema hongdechloris C2206 genome includes a window with the following:
- a CDS encoding lipopolysaccharide biosynthesis protein: protein MNFKAQVIKGAIWSLIQGWGTQFGSLAVFFLLARLLTPEAFGLVALANVFLAFMQVFLSQGFADAIVQKEGLKSEHLDAAFWTSLALGSALMVIGLATSTQIANLFQKPQLASVLSWFSIILLINSLCSVHQAQLQRQFAFRALALRHLVGIVGGGIIGIIMALNGLGVWALVGQQFTQELVGVIVLWNAVDWKPKLNFSVEHWQELLNFGLNQLGFGLLGFINNRADDFLIGFYLGPTSLGYYSLAYRILSAMTNLLINSSNQVALPTFSRLQNNLERCRIAFCSATKLSSALAFPTFCCIALLSPEFITLLFGEQWLPSVPVLQVLSIVGALRSVTYFKSSVFLAMGKPSWKLRLGVVSSTLNIVGFFVAVRWGIVAVSIAYLVRACIMFPISQLAVSKLISVSFNKYLKQFIPSVVSTLVMIFCMTLISNLTEDLSNLAIKILCVSSAGLTAYILALYCFEPKFFERIRGIGMLLLKRVQQEQN, encoded by the coding sequence ATGAACTTTAAAGCCCAGGTTATTAAGGGGGCAATTTGGTCACTGATTCAGGGTTGGGGAACACAGTTTGGATCGCTAGCTGTGTTCTTTTTGTTAGCACGGTTACTAACACCAGAGGCTTTTGGATTAGTCGCACTTGCGAATGTTTTTCTAGCATTCATGCAGGTTTTTTTAAGCCAAGGTTTTGCCGATGCTATCGTGCAGAAAGAAGGACTTAAATCTGAGCATCTCGATGCTGCATTTTGGACTAGCTTAGCTCTAGGAAGTGCATTAATGGTGATCGGATTAGCAACTTCAACACAGATAGCTAATCTCTTTCAAAAACCACAACTTGCTTCGGTGCTTTCCTGGTTTTCTATCATATTACTAATCAATTCTCTTTGTAGTGTTCACCAAGCCCAACTTCAGCGCCAGTTCGCTTTCAGAGCCCTCGCTTTGCGTCACTTAGTTGGCATAGTTGGTGGTGGCATCATTGGCATTATTATGGCCTTGAACGGTCTAGGAGTCTGGGCCCTAGTTGGTCAGCAATTTACTCAGGAATTAGTTGGTGTAATTGTTCTCTGGAATGCCGTGGATTGGAAGCCCAAGTTGAATTTTTCTGTTGAACATTGGCAAGAACTACTAAACTTTGGATTAAATCAGTTAGGATTTGGGTTGTTAGGCTTTATCAATAACAGAGCTGATGATTTCTTGATTGGCTTCTATCTTGGTCCTACGAGTTTGGGTTACTACAGCCTAGCCTATCGCATCTTGTCAGCAATGACTAATTTACTGATCAATAGTAGTAATCAGGTAGCGCTTCCCACATTCTCACGTCTACAGAATAATTTGGAACGCTGCCGAATTGCTTTCTGTAGTGCCACTAAATTGTCTAGCGCATTGGCTTTTCCTACTTTCTGTTGTATAGCACTACTCTCTCCTGAATTTATTACATTACTTTTTGGGGAGCAATGGCTGCCATCTGTACCCGTTTTACAAGTGTTATCTATCGTGGGAGCATTACGATCAGTTACATACTTTAAGTCTTCAGTTTTTTTGGCTATGGGTAAACCAAGCTGGAAGCTACGGCTCGGCGTAGTTAGTTCAACATTGAATATTGTCGGTTTCTTTGTGGCTGTACGCTGGGGAATTGTTGCTGTATCCATCGCTTACTTAGTCCGTGCTTGTATTATGTTTCCTATTAGTCAGTTAGCTGTCAGTAAATTAATCAGTGTTTCCTTTAACAAATATTTAAAGCAATTTATCCCGTCAGTTGTCAGCACCTTAGTTATGATATTTTGTATGACTTTAATATCTAACTTGACCGAGGATCTATCTAATCTAGCCATAAAAATACTATGTGTATCATCAGCAGGATTGACAGCATACATTCTAGCGCTTTATTGTTTTGAGCCAAAGTTCTTCGAGCGAATCCGGGGTATCGGGATGCTCTTACTCAAACGAGTTCAACAAGAGCAAAATTAA
- a CDS encoding glycosyltransferase family 2 protein, whose product MLTTDMPKVTLVVVPRERFSCTARSLESIFEHTKVPFKLIYVDGNSPTPIREYLEKKAHERQFELIRTDNYLHPNAARNIGLYRVQTEYLVFIDNDVVVSDGWLDAMVSCADKTGADVVGPLVCQNEPIHTEIHCTGGEARIIIDKFGKRRLREKLYNQGKKVIDLISRLQRIQTEIAEFHCVLIRKTIFERIGYLDEALLNTREHVDFCLLVTEAGGSIYFEPSSIVTYVPGPPLKLSDIPFYMLRWSDDWELKSLHHIYRKWDVVEDGYFKTRYRRRGWRRYVTLFHPLSKKLLFNWNWGSHFLARVLGKLDHLFLNPYLTAVYARRQRSAPKTIVSAGSSESMI is encoded by the coding sequence ATGCTAACAACAGATATGCCAAAAGTAACTCTAGTCGTTGTCCCAAGAGAACGCTTTAGCTGTACAGCTCGATCACTTGAAAGCATCTTTGAACATACGAAGGTTCCCTTTAAACTAATTTATGTCGATGGAAACTCACCCACACCAATTCGAGAATACTTGGAGAAAAAAGCACATGAAAGACAATTTGAGTTAATTCGAACTGACAACTATCTACATCCAAATGCAGCTCGAAACATTGGCTTATACAGAGTTCAAACAGAATACTTAGTCTTTATAGACAATGATGTCGTTGTCTCAGATGGATGGCTAGATGCTATGGTGAGCTGTGCCGATAAGACTGGTGCAGATGTAGTTGGTCCTCTAGTTTGCCAAAATGAGCCCATACACACAGAAATTCATTGTACAGGAGGAGAAGCTCGCATTATTATCGATAAATTTGGCAAGCGGAGGCTCCGTGAGAAACTCTACAATCAGGGCAAGAAAGTTATTGACTTGATATCTCGCCTTCAACGTATTCAGACTGAAATCGCTGAGTTTCACTGTGTTTTAATTCGTAAAACTATCTTTGAACGTATCGGTTATTTGGATGAGGCGTTGTTGAACACCAGAGAGCATGTCGATTTTTGCCTACTCGTGACTGAGGCTGGTGGTAGCATTTATTTTGAACCTAGCTCGATTGTCACCTACGTTCCTGGACCACCTTTAAAGCTGAGTGACATACCCTTTTATATGCTGCGCTGGAGTGATGACTGGGAACTTAAGAGTTTGCATCATATCTACCGTAAGTGGGATGTCGTAGAGGACGGCTATTTTAAAACAAGATATCGTCGCCGTGGTTGGCGTAGATATGTAACACTATTTCATCCACTCTCTAAGAAACTCCTTTTTAACTGGAATTGGGGTAGTCATTTCCTGGCTAGGGTATTGGGCAAGTTAGATCATTTATTCCTTAATCCTTATCTGACAGCTGTTTATGCAAGACGTCAACGATCCGCTCCAAAGACAATAGTTTCGGCTGGGTCTTCTGAGTCAATGATTTAG
- a CDS encoding NAD(P)/FAD-dependent oxidoreductase produces MVNSRPVVIIGGGPAGLTAGYELMRHNVRSIVLEKANKVGGISRTETYKGYRFDIGGHRFFTKVSEVQEIWKDILSDDFIQAPRLSRIYYDGKFYDYPLSLFKTLKNLGPLSSTLILFSYLKAKLRRYLHPDLEAMTFEDWVIDCFGERLYRIFFKTYTEKVWGIPCNQIRADWAAQRIRNMSLKQAVLNALFGNQDAKSLIKKFDYPRLGPGMMWERCQELLETYGSPVHLNTEVVRVEREKKRVTKVIARRGDNTFELTGDHFINSMPISLLAHRLYPSPPDQVLAAAQGLNYRDFLIVSLIINRDHLFPDNWLYIHSPDFKVGRIQNFKNWSREMVPDASKTCLGMEYFCSQGDDLWEMSNGQLIELAAKEIVRLDLGVKPGDVEDGCVIRQRKAYPVYDSEYRQHLQVLQDYFTSFENLQTVGRNGMHRYNNQDHSMLTALLAARNILGEQHDIWNVNVERSYHENFTDQEWSKVKLQKTKNPGIYSQPLPSVQ; encoded by the coding sequence ATGGTAAATTCTCGACCTGTCGTCATTATCGGTGGTGGCCCAGCTGGACTGACGGCGGGTTACGAATTAATGAGACATAATGTTCGATCTATTGTCTTGGAGAAAGCCAACAAGGTTGGTGGTATTTCTCGAACTGAAACCTATAAAGGGTATCGCTTTGATATCGGTGGCCACCGCTTTTTTACCAAGGTGAGTGAAGTCCAGGAAATTTGGAAGGACATTTTGTCCGATGACTTCATTCAGGCTCCTCGGTTATCTCGGATTTACTACGACGGAAAGTTTTATGACTATCCCCTATCCTTGTTTAAGACCCTAAAGAATCTGGGTCCCTTAAGCAGCACCCTGATTCTATTCAGTTACTTAAAGGCTAAGCTAAGACGATACTTACACCCTGATTTAGAGGCAATGACATTTGAAGATTGGGTGATTGACTGTTTCGGAGAGCGGCTCTACAGAATTTTCTTTAAAACCTATACGGAGAAGGTTTGGGGCATTCCCTGCAACCAAATTAGAGCCGATTGGGCTGCCCAGCGAATTCGCAATATGTCTCTGAAACAAGCCGTGCTCAACGCCTTGTTCGGTAATCAAGATGCCAAGAGTCTGATTAAGAAGTTTGACTATCCTCGCCTAGGTCCCGGCATGATGTGGGAACGCTGCCAAGAATTACTGGAAACCTATGGTTCGCCAGTTCATCTCAATACAGAGGTAGTTCGGGTTGAGCGGGAAAAGAAGCGGGTGACGAAGGTAATTGCTCGACGGGGTGATAATACTTTTGAGTTGACGGGAGATCACTTTATTAATTCCATGCCCATCTCGCTGTTAGCCCATCGTCTATATCCATCACCACCTGATCAGGTGCTAGCAGCAGCCCAAGGGCTAAATTATCGTGACTTCTTAATTGTGTCGCTTATTATCAATCGCGATCATCTTTTCCCTGACAACTGGCTCTATATTCATAGTCCTGACTTCAAAGTAGGCCGCATTCAAAACTTTAAGAATTGGAGTCGGGAAATGGTCCCCGATGCCAGTAAAACCTGTTTAGGCATGGAATACTTCTGTAGTCAGGGAGATGATCTCTGGGAGATGTCTAATGGGCAATTAATTGAATTGGCCGCCAAAGAAATTGTTCGGCTTGACTTAGGAGTTAAGCCTGGAGATGTTGAAGATGGTTGCGTGATTCGTCAGCGTAAGGCTTATCCTGTTTATGATAGTGAGTACCGCCAACATTTGCAGGTATTACAAGATTACTTCACATCTTTTGAGAATTTACAAACGGTTGGACGCAATGGCATGCACCGCTACAACAACCAAGACCATTCCATGCTGACGGCATTGTTGGCTGCTAGAAATATTTTGGGTGAACAACATGACATCTGGAATGTGAATGTTGAGCGTTCCTATCACGAGAACTTTACCGATCAAGAGTGGTCTAAAGTGAAGCTCCAGAAGACTAAAAATCCAGGTATTTACTCGCAACCGCTACCATCTGTTCAGTAA
- a CDS encoding glycosyltransferase family 2 protein: MEFKPLEFSIIIPTYNRPDRLRQCLQSLTQLDYPRTCFEVIVVDDGSPQPLTPVIKQFESTLSLQLMRQRNAGPASARNTGATAAQGAYLVFTDDDCQPQPNWLMALAAAIAKVPGALIGGHTLNALPHNPYSTASQLLIDYLYDYYNQAQGEATFFASNNFAVPRDQYQTLGGFDTSFPLAAGEDREFCDRWRHHGFPMCYAPEVETHHAHTLTLASFWRQHFNYGRGAFYFHHIRSQRQADAMGVEPLSFYTRLLTYPLSRELSWRAGLIAGLLFLSQVANVAGFFWERRHQQASPPAATAASS; encoded by the coding sequence ATGGAATTCAAACCTCTTGAATTTTCAATCATTATTCCCACCTATAATCGGCCTGATCGCCTGCGGCAGTGCCTGCAGAGCCTGACCCAATTAGACTACCCTCGCACTTGTTTCGAAGTGATTGTGGTGGATGATGGTAGCCCGCAGCCCCTCACTCCCGTGATCAAACAATTTGAGTCTACTTTGAGTCTGCAACTGATGCGCCAGCGTAATGCTGGTCCTGCCAGTGCCCGTAATACTGGCGCGACCGCTGCCCAGGGTGCCTACCTAGTCTTCACCGACGACGATTGCCAACCCCAGCCTAACTGGCTGATGGCCCTGGCAGCAGCCATTGCTAAGGTCCCTGGGGCTCTCATCGGCGGCCATACCCTTAATGCCCTGCCCCATAACCCCTACTCGACGGCCAGCCAGTTGCTGATCGATTATCTCTACGATTACTACAACCAAGCTCAGGGAGAGGCAACCTTTTTTGCCTCGAATAATTTTGCCGTTCCTCGAGATCAGTATCAAACTCTAGGAGGCTTTGATACTAGTTTTCCTCTGGCTGCCGGAGAAGATCGGGAGTTTTGCGATCGCTGGCGACACCATGGCTTCCCCATGTGTTACGCCCCCGAAGTAGAAACTCATCACGCCCATACCCTAACCCTGGCCTCCTTTTGGCGCCAGCACTTCAACTACGGTCGCGGGGCCTTTTACTTCCACCACATCCGTAGCCAGCGCCAAGCCGACGCTATGGGGGTAGAGCCCTTGTCTTTTTATACTCGTCTGTTGACCTATCCCCTGTCTCGGGAACTGAGTTGGCGAGCTGGCCTAATTGCAGGGCTGCTTTTCCTATCCCAAGTTGCCAATGTGGCTGGATTCTTCTGGGAACGACGCCACCAGCAAGCCTCGCCGCCAGCGGCTACGGCGGCGTCTTCGTAA
- a CDS encoding glycosyltransferase has protein sequence MDNYPFVSVIIPVFNDQERLKLCLDALCQQTYERTRHEIIVVDNGSEDYGKVQHIVEGFEQATVVQELFPSSYAARNKGILLAKGDIIAFTDSDCIPDIHWLEKGVKHLTSQSDCGMVVGRIEVFFRDPQKPTLVELYQSLTAFPQEQHLKEFNGGATANLITFREVIYRVGNFNSSLKSFGDFEWGRRVFMAGYKQVYADDVIVKHPARSSWQELQKRTIRASGGVYDYFLGKQTSWLGKNKMFMRLLLNDLVPPVHFTISTFRNQQLKTFYEKLNISLILLVVRYISALEKIRLRFGGASIRA, from the coding sequence ATGGATAATTATCCTTTCGTTTCAGTGATCATTCCAGTATTTAATGATCAAGAGCGTCTCAAGCTTTGTTTAGATGCTTTATGTCAACAGACATATGAGCGAACTCGCCATGAGATCATCGTAGTGGATAACGGATCAGAAGACTATGGAAAAGTCCAACACATTGTCGAAGGCTTTGAACAAGCAACTGTAGTCCAAGAGTTGTTTCCGAGTTCTTATGCTGCTCGCAACAAAGGGATTTTACTAGCGAAAGGTGATATTATTGCATTTACTGATTCAGATTGTATCCCCGATATTCATTGGCTAGAAAAAGGTGTAAAACACTTAACCAGTCAATCAGACTGTGGCATGGTAGTAGGTCGTATTGAAGTCTTCTTCAGAGATCCTCAAAAGCCAACATTGGTTGAACTTTATCAGAGTCTAACTGCCTTCCCTCAAGAGCAACACCTCAAAGAATTTAATGGGGGTGCTACCGCTAATTTGATTACGTTTAGGGAGGTTATTTATCGGGTTGGAAACTTCAATAGCTCTCTCAAGTCTTTTGGGGATTTTGAGTGGGGAAGACGAGTGTTTATGGCAGGATACAAACAGGTATATGCGGATGATGTCATAGTGAAGCATCCTGCCCGTAGTTCTTGGCAAGAATTGCAAAAACGCACGATTCGAGCATCAGGTGGAGTTTATGACTATTTTCTAGGGAAGCAAACATCTTGGCTGGGCAAGAATAAAATGTTCATGAGATTATTACTAAATGATCTGGTCCCACCTGTTCATTTTACTATCAGCACTTTTAGAAACCAACAGCTGAAAACTTTTTACGAAAAGCTGAATATATCATTGATTCTTCTAGTGGTTCGCTATATTAGCGCACTTGAGAAAATTCGACTTCGATTTGGAGGTGCTTCAATACGGGCATAG
- a CDS encoding putative bifunctional diguanylate cyclase/phosphodiesterase, whose protein sequence is MDNISHGALSNGAIALAYFIIPLTLIPLLQTARREIWLNLLLAIAFVFSCGVGHVLNALHMYSPPWHWVTAAVSWMAVVVLLGSRSRLRYLGDTFHLLETTWEGSITGKILCERHGNDLTVLKINPAAVTITQNLLQVGDDLCEKMPSHRQQVYPYRVPLIDLYFQTLNSGESQRLEFYYDGEISGWYLTIVTALSPNLLYMTFSEISGFIHDPLTGLYNRRILEMDIDGWQACAYIDLDRFKLINDQRGHQLGDQLLVAVAAVLQSHIQPYDGIAIRVGGDEFVLLLSTLEADAIADLITAVLQDILAIDIQGAGISASIGIAQIPIDAFGNDTPINRLLQAAETALREAKRNRHSDHPQHRIRVWDMELAQRRLRQITLEAYLYQRSTEAEFWLAYQPICHMDTGEIIGAEALIRWDSAHLGSISPSEFIPVAEMTGLVHRVSDWVLSHALEQLAIWQQMAPEFSLSINISPFELEDDDFIERMSRRVSEVGIKRKLVGLEITERGIYRDLDRYLQSLQALREMSLRLKVDDFGTGQSGLAQLLQFRFDDVKVDRYFIPTHADDLEKMAICQAVSTLSRGMQFGLVAEGIEQDSQRDLMLGMNYQYGQGYWFARPMTAAHMTSILQQQGRLPQ, encoded by the coding sequence ATGGATAATATCTCCCATGGGGCGCTGTCTAATGGTGCGATCGCACTTGCCTACTTCATCATTCCCCTCACCCTGATCCCCCTGTTGCAGACAGCCCGCCGAGAAATTTGGTTGAATCTGCTGTTGGCAATTGCCTTTGTCTTCAGCTGCGGTGTTGGGCATGTTCTCAATGCCCTGCACATGTATAGCCCTCCGTGGCATTGGGTGACTGCAGCTGTCTCCTGGATGGCGGTCGTGGTGCTGCTGGGTAGTCGCAGCCGGCTACGCTATCTGGGAGATACCTTTCATCTGCTAGAAACCACCTGGGAAGGCTCCATCACCGGCAAAATTCTCTGTGAGCGTCACGGGAACGACTTGACGGTACTGAAGATCAACCCAGCCGCCGTGACCATTACCCAGAATCTACTGCAGGTGGGCGATGACCTCTGCGAGAAAATGCCTAGCCATCGGCAACAGGTCTATCCCTACAGAGTGCCACTCATCGATCTCTACTTCCAAACTCTGAACTCTGGCGAGTCTCAGCGGCTGGAGTTTTACTACGATGGCGAAATCTCTGGTTGGTATCTCACCATTGTCACGGCCCTCTCGCCCAACCTCCTTTACATGACGTTTTCAGAGATCAGCGGCTTCATCCACGACCCGCTGACAGGGCTGTACAATCGCCGCATTCTCGAGATGGACATCGATGGCTGGCAGGCCTGTGCCTATATCGACTTAGATCGGTTCAAGTTAATCAACGACCAGCGAGGCCATCAGCTCGGCGATCAATTGTTGGTGGCAGTTGCCGCCGTGCTGCAATCCCACATTCAACCCTATGATGGCATTGCCATTAGAGTCGGTGGCGACGAGTTTGTGCTGTTACTGTCGACCCTGGAAGCAGATGCGATCGCCGATCTCATCACCGCCGTATTGCAAGATATTCTGGCCATCGATATTCAAGGGGCTGGCATCAGTGCGTCCATCGGCATTGCCCAGATCCCCATTGACGCCTTCGGGAACGATACCCCCATTAACCGCCTGTTGCAGGCTGCCGAAACCGCCCTGCGGGAGGCCAAACGTAACCGGCACTCGGACCACCCCCAGCATCGCATTCGGGTCTGGGATATGGAGTTGGCCCAGCGACGGCTGCGTCAAATTACCCTAGAGGCCTATCTCTACCAGCGCAGCACTGAAGCCGAATTCTGGTTGGCCTATCAGCCGATCTGCCACATGGATACCGGAGAGATTATTGGGGCAGAGGCATTGATTCGGTGGGATTCTGCCCACCTGGGCTCCATCTCCCCCAGTGAATTCATTCCCGTGGCCGAAATGACCGGGTTGGTCCATCGTGTCAGTGATTGGGTCTTAAGTCATGCCCTAGAACAGCTGGCCATCTGGCAGCAAATGGCGCCAGAGTTCTCCTTGTCTATCAACATCAGCCCCTTCGAATTGGAAGATGACGACTTTATCGAACGGATGTCGCGACGGGTCTCGGAGGTGGGGATCAAGCGCAAACTGGTGGGCTTAGAAATCACCGAGCGCGGCATCTATCGTGACCTTGATCGCTATCTGCAAAGCCTCCAGGCCCTGAGAGAGATGTCGTTGCGATTGAAGGTCGATGATTTTGGCACCGGCCAATCGGGGTTGGCGCAGCTGCTGCAGTTTCGCTTTGATGATGTCAAGGTCGATCGCTATTTCATTCCTACCCATGCCGACGATCTGGAAAAGATGGCCATCTGCCAGGCAGTCTCGACCCTATCCCGAGGGATGCAATTTGGTCTAGTGGCCGAGGGCATTGAGCAGGACAGCCAGCGGGACCTGATGCTGGGTATGAACTACCAATATGGCCAGGGCTATTGGTTTGCCAGACCGATGACGGCTGCCCACATGACCAGTATCTTGCAGCAGCAAGGTCGACTGCCCCAGTAG
- a CDS encoding DUF6817 domain-containing protein, whose product MTSSQSEWIDGQLKLSAISQTNLQLWQQLQRAGYSSHDLKLINRAYQAAMILFSGRFRASGKSFIAHLVGTASILGHLGVSAPLVAAGLLHAAYDFGDFGGWKRSGITATKRMWLCREVGSQVEQYITAYSALAWNSNTIPTIKRCSYKWEKIERSALLIRLANELEEYLDLGILYCGKKSQIYNQHQSDLIVELARALNFPRLAQALASAQQVVEYSQVLPELVNPTNASGSALITPYSCCRTLITKLTQNRIIRLFEQIFNRPYFQRDLSCNPLLKHRRKAI is encoded by the coding sequence ATGACTTCTTCACAGTCAGAGTGGATTGATGGCCAGCTTAAGCTTAGTGCTATTTCCCAAACTAATCTGCAACTTTGGCAACAGTTGCAGAGGGCAGGGTATAGTAGCCACGATCTAAAACTAATAAACCGTGCCTATCAAGCGGCCATGATTTTATTTTCAGGTCGCTTTCGGGCATCAGGAAAATCGTTTATTGCCCACCTTGTTGGCACAGCAAGTATTCTAGGTCATCTAGGTGTATCAGCACCATTGGTGGCTGCAGGCTTATTGCATGCAGCCTATGACTTTGGGGATTTTGGTGGTTGGAAGCGTTCGGGTATTACAGCGACTAAGCGAATGTGGTTGTGTCGTGAAGTTGGCAGTCAAGTCGAGCAATATATCACTGCGTATTCAGCTTTAGCCTGGAACTCAAATACAATTCCTACTATCAAAAGGTGCTCATACAAGTGGGAGAAAATTGAACGAAGTGCTCTTTTAATACGTCTGGCTAACGAGTTAGAGGAATACCTTGATTTAGGAATACTTTATTGTGGCAAAAAAAGCCAAATATATAACCAGCATCAGTCTGATCTCATTGTTGAACTTGCCAGGGCTCTTAATTTTCCTAGATTAGCTCAGGCATTAGCCTCCGCGCAGCAGGTTGTAGAATATTCTCAGGTATTACCGGAGCTAGTGAATCCAACAAATGCTTCTGGTTCAGCCCTAATTACACCCTATTCGTGTTGTCGAACTCTCATTACCAAACTAACTCAAAATCGTATTATCCGATTATTTGAACAAATATTCAATAGACCCTATTTTCAAAGAGATCTCAGTTGCAATCCTTTACTTAAACACAGACGTAAGGCAATATGA
- a CDS encoding glycosyltransferase, translated as MLSVSLLTISIVIPVYNGGASFRECLASLTLSRRPADEVIVVSDGDTDGSWQVAEAFGTKVFRLQRPGGPAQARNIGAQAAQGDIVFFIDADVTLHPNTLDLVEQQFRQHPQLDALIGSYDDAPGANNFLSQYKNLFHHYTHQVSSEIASTFWGACGAIRRSVFLQVGGFDETYRKPCIEDIELGYRLTRAGYSIALCKEIQVKHLKQWEPLSLIKAEIFYRALPWTTLILRERCANADLNLSHSNRFSVVFAFALIGSVAASGLYPWLLAIALGLSLGLLVMNAEIYRFFYRKRGLLFALQVIPWHWFYFLYGGAAFAYGTLIHIISRVYSSKPVGRLGCF; from the coding sequence ATACTGTCTGTGTCATTACTCACTATCTCGATTGTCATTCCCGTCTATAACGGTGGGGCAAGCTTCCGTGAATGCCTTGCCAGCCTCACATTGAGCCGACGTCCTGCTGATGAGGTGATTGTGGTATCTGATGGTGATACCGATGGTTCGTGGCAGGTAGCAGAAGCATTTGGGACCAAAGTATTTCGATTACAACGTCCAGGGGGACCAGCCCAAGCTCGCAACATTGGTGCTCAAGCTGCTCAAGGGGACATCGTGTTTTTTATTGATGCAGATGTAACGCTCCACCCCAACACCTTAGATTTAGTAGAACAGCAGTTTCGACAGCACCCCCAGCTGGACGCCCTAATTGGGTCCTATGATGATGCCCCTGGAGCCAATAACTTCCTGTCGCAATACAAAAACTTATTTCATCACTACACCCACCAAGTCTCTTCAGAAATAGCCTCCACCTTTTGGGGAGCCTGCGGCGCCATTCGGCGGTCAGTTTTCCTACAAGTGGGAGGATTTGATGAAACCTACCGCAAACCTTGCATTGAAGACATTGAGTTGGGATATCGATTGACACGGGCAGGGTATTCCATCGCCCTCTGTAAAGAGATTCAGGTTAAACACCTGAAGCAATGGGAACCTCTATCGCTAATCAAAGCAGAGATTTTTTATCGGGCTCTCCCTTGGACTACCTTGATTCTACGAGAGCGTTGCGCTAATGCTGACCTCAATTTAAGCCATAGCAACCGATTCAGTGTGGTTTTTGCGTTTGCTCTTATAGGAAGTGTGGCTGCTAGCGGATTATATCCCTGGCTATTGGCCATTGCCCTGGGTCTCAGTCTAGGACTACTGGTTATGAATGCAGAGATTTATCGATTTTTCTACCGTAAGCGAGGTTTGCTATTTGCCTTGCAAGTTATTCCCTGGCACTGGTTTTACTTCCTCTATGGAGGAGCAGCCTTTGCCTATGGCACATTGATACACATTATTAGCCGCGTTTATTCATCTAAGCCAGTTGGGAGGTTGGGATGCTTCTAA